The Deinococcus wulumuqiensis R12 genome has a window encoding:
- the nspC gene encoding carboxynorspermidine decarboxylase: MTASATKLPSDLQLPAVTDPQTVDWDSIPSPAFVLDETRLRRNLTLIDYVQKQSGAQIIVAFKGFAMWSAFPMLREYGITGATASSLNEAILAKEEMQGEVHVYAPAYADEEFPKILELADHLVFNSFSQWERFRPQVEAARQAGREIHVGIRINPEYAEVETDLYNPAGPFSRLGVTRREFREDLLDGVDGLHFHTLCEKDSDTLERTLEVVERNFGEFLPRMKWVNFGGGHLMTREGYDLPRLIRVVRAFREKHGVHVILEPGSAFGWQTGWLLSSVLDVVHNVKNAALLDISVSAHMPDVLEMPYRPRILGAGDPPSDEHREAQDTGEGHPYIIGGTTCLAGDVVGEYVFPHELRPGSRVVFDDMIHYTMVKTTFFNGVKHPDIGILKADGSYQRVKTFGYEEFKAKLS; this comes from the coding sequence GTGACTGCCTCCGCGACCAAGTTGCCTTCCGACCTTCAGCTTCCCGCCGTGACCGACCCCCAGACGGTGGACTGGGACAGCATTCCCAGCCCCGCCTTCGTGCTGGACGAAACCCGGCTGCGGCGCAACCTGACCCTGATCGACTACGTGCAAAAGCAGTCGGGGGCGCAGATTATCGTCGCCTTCAAGGGCTTTGCGATGTGGTCGGCCTTTCCGATGCTGCGCGAGTACGGCATCACCGGGGCCACCGCCAGCAGCCTGAACGAAGCGATTCTGGCGAAAGAGGAAATGCAGGGCGAGGTGCATGTGTACGCCCCCGCCTACGCCGACGAGGAATTCCCCAAGATTCTGGAGCTGGCCGACCACCTCGTGTTCAACTCCTTTTCACAGTGGGAGCGCTTCCGGCCCCAGGTCGAAGCCGCTCGGCAGGCCGGGCGTGAAATCCACGTCGGCATCCGCATCAACCCCGAATACGCCGAGGTCGAAACCGACCTGTACAACCCCGCCGGGCCGTTTTCGCGCCTGGGCGTGACCCGCCGCGAGTTCCGCGAGGACCTGCTGGACGGCGTGGACGGGCTGCACTTTCATACCCTGTGCGAAAAGGACTCCGACACGCTGGAGCGCACGCTGGAAGTCGTGGAGCGCAACTTCGGCGAGTTCCTGCCGCGCATGAAGTGGGTCAACTTCGGCGGCGGCCACCTGATGACCCGCGAGGGCTACGACCTCCCCCGCCTGATTCGGGTGGTCAGGGCCTTCCGCGAAAAGCACGGCGTTCACGTCATTCTCGAACCCGGCAGCGCCTTCGGCTGGCAGACCGGCTGGCTATTAAGCAGCGTGCTGGACGTGGTGCATAACGTCAAAAACGCCGCGCTGCTCGACATTTCGGTGTCGGCCCACATGCCCGACGTGCTGGAAATGCCCTACCGTCCCCGGATTCTGGGCGCGGGCGACCCCCCCAGCGACGAGCACCGCGAGGCGCAGGACACGGGCGAGGGCCACCCCTACATCATCGGCGGCACGACCTGTCTGGCGGGCGACGTGGTGGGCGAGTACGTCTTTCCGCACGAACTCCGGCCCGGCAGCCGCGTGGTCTTCGACGACATGATTCACTACACGATGGTCAAGACGACCTTTTTCAACGGCGTCAAGCACCCCGACATCGGCATCCTGAAGGCGGACGGGAGTTACCAGCGCGTCAAGACCTTCGGGTACGAGGAATTCAAGGCCAAGCTGAGCTGA
- a CDS encoding SLC13 family permease → MDPVTILLVLFVAALVLFATEWLPVDVTALGLLSALLLFGLLDPKKAFAGFGSDTVLTLAGLFILTRVLLRAGVIEWIGHALARRVRNATVMLRAMLATVAGVSSLTSNTATTAVFLPVVSGLSRRAGIPASRSLMPLAFASILGGTITVIGTSTNLVVSGALPATGLRPLGFFELAWVGVPVAIIGMLYLFFVAPRLLPAREAQLEDTLRAYLADLTVAPGSPLIGQSLRDSGLGRDHGLTVVAVRREEQTWYAPGADFVIQEGDTLALEGPTERILAGKTNLGVVSRSEQKMLAAEGVTPGASVRLVEAVVLPGSPLLGRTLRESRFRERYGLSVLALHRRERTTERLGQMRVRVGDVLLIQGQAEKVAGLGDRFAVLGDLTDQQSDLKKAPLALLLFLGAVGLGATGVLPLGVAVVVAVALSLALRLISPEEAYGSVEWPVIVLVACMLAFGTAFEETGAARVLTGAVSGVLEPLGPYGLLGALFVVTVALTQPMSNQAAALVMLPLAIGTAKALGYDPRPFVIGITVAASNSFITPLEPSCMLVYGPGHYTFMDFVRVGAGLTLLAFAVSMLVIPLVWPF, encoded by the coding sequence ATGGACCCCGTCACCATCCTTCTCGTGCTGTTCGTGGCCGCGCTGGTGCTGTTCGCCACCGAGTGGCTGCCGGTGGACGTCACGGCGCTGGGGCTGCTCTCGGCGCTGCTGCTGTTCGGGCTGCTGGACCCCAAAAAGGCCTTCGCGGGCTTCGGCAGCGACACGGTGCTGACCCTCGCCGGGCTGTTCATCCTGACGCGGGTGCTGCTGCGGGCGGGGGTGATCGAGTGGATCGGCCACGCGCTCGCCCGCCGCGTCCGCAACGCCACCGTGATGCTGCGGGCCATGCTCGCGACGGTGGCGGGCGTCAGCTCGCTGACCTCCAACACGGCGACCACCGCCGTTTTTCTGCCGGTCGTCTCGGGGCTGTCGCGCCGCGCCGGGATTCCCGCCAGCCGCTCGCTGATGCCGCTGGCGTTTGCCAGCATCCTGGGCGGGACCATCACGGTCATCGGGACCAGCACCAACCTCGTGGTGTCCGGGGCGCTGCCGGCGACGGGGCTGCGGCCCCTGGGCTTTTTCGAACTCGCCTGGGTGGGGGTGCCGGTCGCCATCATCGGGATGCTCTACCTCTTTTTCGTGGCGCCGCGCCTGTTGCCTGCCCGTGAAGCCCAGCTTGAGGACACGCTGCGGGCCTACCTCGCCGACCTCACGGTGGCGCCGGGCAGCCCCCTGATCGGTCAGAGCCTGCGCGACTCGGGTCTGGGACGCGACCACGGCCTGACGGTGGTGGCCGTGCGCCGGGAAGAGCAGACCTGGTACGCGCCGGGGGCCGATTTCGTGATTCAGGAGGGCGACACCCTGGCCCTCGAAGGCCCCACCGAGCGGATTCTGGCGGGCAAGACCAACCTCGGCGTGGTCAGCCGCAGCGAGCAGAAGATGCTGGCCGCCGAGGGCGTCACGCCGGGGGCCAGCGTGCGCCTCGTCGAAGCGGTGGTGCTGCCCGGCTCGCCGCTGCTGGGCCGCACCCTGCGCGAGTCCCGCTTTCGCGAGCGCTACGGCCTGAGCGTGCTGGCCCTGCACCGCCGCGAGCGCACCACCGAGCGGCTGGGCCAGATGCGCGTGCGGGTGGGCGACGTGCTGCTGATTCAGGGTCAGGCCGAGAAGGTGGCGGGCCTGGGGGACCGCTTCGCCGTGCTGGGCGACCTGACCGACCAGCAGAGTGACCTGAAAAAGGCGCCGCTGGCGCTGCTGCTCTTTCTGGGCGCGGTGGGTCTAGGCGCCACCGGCGTGCTGCCGCTGGGCGTGGCGGTGGTGGTGGCGGTGGCGCTCAGCCTCGCCCTGCGCCTCATCAGCCCCGAGGAGGCCTACGGCAGCGTGGAATGGCCGGTCATCGTGCTGGTGGCCTGTATGCTCGCGTTCGGCACCGCCTTTGAAGAAACCGGCGCGGCAAGGGTACTGACCGGGGCGGTGTCCGGTGTGCTCGAACCCCTCGGCCCGTACGGTCTGCTCGGCGCTCTGTTCGTGGTCACGGTGGCGCTGACCCAGCCCATGAGCAACCAGGCCGCCGCGCTGGTCATGCTGCCGCTCGCCATCGGCACCGCCAAGGCGCTGGGCTACGACCCCCGGCCCTTCGTCATCGGCATCACGGTGGCGGCGAGCAACTCGTTCATCACCCCGCTGGAGCCGTCGTGCATGCTCGTCTACGGCCCCGGTCACTACACCTTCATGGACTTCGTGCGCGTCGGCGCGGGCCTGACGCTGCTCGCCTTCGCCGTGTCCATGCTGGTGATTCCGCTGGTCTGGCCGTTCTGA
- a CDS encoding [LysW]-lysine hydrolase produces MTPTSGQDAARELVRQAVAIPSLSGEEQAVAAFLRDWMAAHGFEAQVDAAGNAVGVRGTGPLTVALLGHMDTVPGDIPVRVDEAGVLHGRGSVDAKGSLCAFIAAVAALPAEALTAARFVCIGATEEEAPSSKGARFAMRQHQPDFVLIGEPSGWAGLTLGYKGRLVAKVQVEKDNFHTAGDGTSAADDLTLGWQRVREWAAGFAAGGGIFDRVQVTLQDLGSSGDGLTQRAWATIGLRLPPALAPYQAEAAITEAFAGTEADLTFTGHESAVRHPKDNALSRALRVAIREQGGTPTFKVKTGTSDMNVVAELWSVPTLAYGPGDSALDHTPEERLELAEYDRAVAVLTSALTRLVAE; encoded by the coding sequence GTGACCCCGACTTCCGGGCAGGACGCCGCCCGTGAGCTGGTCCGGCAGGCAGTCGCCATCCCCTCACTGTCGGGTGAGGAACAGGCCGTCGCCGCGTTTCTGCGCGACTGGATGGCCGCGCACGGCTTTGAGGCTCAGGTGGACGCGGCGGGCAACGCCGTCGGCGTGCGGGGAACGGGGCCGTTGACCGTCGCCCTGCTGGGCCACATGGACACCGTGCCCGGCGACATTCCGGTGCGGGTGGACGAGGCGGGGGTGCTGCACGGACGCGGCAGTGTGGACGCCAAGGGGAGCCTGTGCGCCTTTATCGCGGCGGTGGCGGCCCTGCCCGCCGAGGCCCTGACAGCGGCCCGTTTCGTCTGCATCGGCGCCACCGAGGAAGAAGCGCCGAGCAGCAAGGGGGCACGCTTCGCCATGCGTCAGCACCAGCCCGATTTCGTCCTGATTGGCGAACCGAGCGGCTGGGCCGGGCTGACCCTGGGGTACAAGGGCCGCCTCGTGGCGAAAGTTCAGGTGGAAAAGGACAACTTCCACACGGCGGGCGACGGCACCTCCGCCGCCGACGACCTGACTCTGGGCTGGCAGCGGGTGCGCGAGTGGGCGGCGGGCTTCGCGGCGGGCGGCGGCATCTTCGACCGGGTGCAGGTGACCTTGCAAGACCTCGGCAGCTCGGGCGACGGACTGACGCAGCGGGCCTGGGCCACCATCGGCCTGCGCCTGCCGCCCGCGCTGGCGCCGTACCAGGCGGAAGCGGCCATCACGGAGGCATTTGCCGGGACGGAGGCCGACCTCACCTTCACCGGGCACGAGTCGGCGGTGCGTCACCCCAAGGACAACGCCCTGTCCCGCGCCCTGCGCGTCGCCATCCGCGAGCAGGGCGGTACGCCGACCTTCAAGGTCAAGACCGGCACCAGCGACATGAACGTGGTGGCCGAACTCTGGTCGGTGCCGACCCTCGCCTACGGTCCCGGCGACTCGGCGCTGGACCACACGCCCGAGGAGCGCCTGGAACTGGCCGAATACGACCGGGCGGTGGCGGTGCTGACCTCGGCACTGACGCGACTGGTGGCCGAATAA